One window from the genome of Blastocatellia bacterium encodes:
- a CDS encoding polyketide cyclase, with amino-acid sequence MNEYHFFTNWQVEGSIEAIFQIIENGADLPRWWPDVYLAAKAEKSGRADRVGDKIYFHTKGWLPYTLKWTAEVTAFNAPTSMEIKATGDFVGRGIWTLSQEGKITKVQFDWHILAEKPLLRYFSFIAKPIFSWNHHWAMQRGFESLQKELIRVNKIKTAK; translated from the coding sequence ATTAACGAATATCATTTTTTTACTAATTGGCAAGTTGAAGGCTCAATAGAAGCAATTTTTCAAATAATAGAAAATGGTGCTGACTTACCACGTTGGTGGCCTGATGTTTATTTAGCAGCAAAAGCAGAAAAATCAGGACGAGCAGACCGCGTAGGAGATAAAATTTATTTTCATACTAAAGGATGGCTTCCTTATACATTAAAATGGACAGCAGAAGTAACAGCATTTAATGCCCCAACTTCTATGGAAATTAAAGCCACAGGTGATTTTGTTGGACGGGGAATTTGGACGCTTTCTCAAGAAGGAAAAATTACTAAAGTTCAGTTTGATTGGCATATTTTGGCAGAAAAGCCATTGTTACGTTACTTTTCTTTTATTGCTAAACCAATATTTTCTTGGAATCATCACTGGGCAATGCAGCGAGGATTTGAAAGCCTACAAAAAGAATTAATAAGAGTTAACAAAATAAAGACGGCCAAGTAA
- a CDS encoding serine/threonine protein kinase, with amino-acid sequence MKQCIECKRAYEDSNTFCVFDGQRLVSVEPDDPFIALEIDGKYKIESKIARGGTGMVYKAIHIQLNAPVAIKIIHPHLANDPKAVERFRREALLTMKIRHTNAIAIMDFGVTKIKMPEKSIGDFKISGIETKTVYVVMELLQGDTLEQRLVSKGTFSLQETNSVIQQICNALAIAHDHSIVHRDLKPDNIFFHKDEDREIVKLVDFGIARFLGKVDDEEEATRLTQAGFVVGTPFYMSPEQCGGLEVDTRSDIYSLGIIIYRMLTGVFPFDGKKAGIIVMKHISEKPKPIYEAKSGLPAIVNAVVMHTLAKKPADRPQNPRELSQELTAAIKAVTEHELQKVFMDASEHDLEAALLLTSQPGSAVNISDSVSRFSTGGLEANFLKATSADTVETQEIGPGVENLFQELLNSITDLSNVISIAQADLKSNTFPDRDTFYELKTLVDQLRGVLFALQTTYYKILV; translated from the coding sequence ATGAAACAGTGTATTGAATGTAAACGTGCATATGAAGATTCTAATACTTTCTGTGTTTTTGACGGACAAAGACTAGTTTCAGTTGAACCAGACGATCCCTTTATTGCCCTAGAAATAGATGGTAAATATAAAATTGAATCTAAAATTGCTCGTGGTGGTACAGGAATGGTTTATAAAGCCATTCATATACAATTAAATGCCCCTGTAGCAATAAAAATTATTCATCCCCATTTAGCTAATGATCCTAAAGCTGTAGAACGTTTTCGACGTGAAGCACTGCTAACAATGAAAATACGTCACACCAATGCTATTGCAATAATGGATTTTGGTGTTACAAAAATTAAAATGCCAGAAAAGTCTATTGGCGATTTTAAAATTAGTGGAATTGAAACTAAAACTGTTTATGTAGTTATGGAATTACTACAGGGAGATACTTTAGAACAACGCCTAGTATCTAAAGGTACTTTTTCTTTACAAGAAACTAACAGTGTAATCCAGCAAATTTGTAATGCTTTAGCAATTGCTCATGACCATAGCATTGTTCATAGAGATCTTAAACCAGATAATATTTTCTTTCATAAAGATGAGGATAGAGAAATCGTTAAACTAGTAGATTTTGGTATTGCTAGGTTTTTAGGTAAAGTTGATGATGAAGAAGAAGCAACCCGTTTAACACAAGCAGGGTTTGTTGTTGGCACTCCTTTTTATATGTCGCCAGAACAATGTGGAGGTCTAGAAGTTGATACCCGGTCAGATATTTATTCATTAGGAATAATAATTTATCGTATGCTTACAGGTGTTTTTCCATTTGATGGTAAAAAAGCTGGTATTATTGTAATGAAACATATATCAGAAAAGCCAAAACCTATTTATGAAGCCAAATCTGGCTTACCTGCTATTGTAAATGCTGTAGTAATGCACACATTAGCTAAAAAACCCGCTGATAGACCCCAAAATCCTAGAGAACTAAGCCAAGAGTTAACAGCAGCTATTAAAGCTGTTACTGAACATGAGCTACAAAAAGTTTTTATGGATGCTTCAGAACATGATTTAGAAGCAGCCCTTTTACTTACTTCCCAGCCTGGTAGTGCTGTAAATATTTCTGATTCTGTTTCTCGGTTTTCTACTGGAGGATTAGAGGCAAACTTTCTAAAAGCTACTTCTGCTGATACGGTAGAAACACAAGAAATAGGCCCAGGAGTAGAAAATCTTTTTCAAGAACTTTTAAATAGCATAACAGACCTTAGCAATGTTATTTCCATTGCCCAAGCAGATCTAAAAAGCAATACTTTCCCTGATCGTGATACATTTTATGAGCTAAAAACCCTAGTTGATCAACTTAGAGGGGTATTATTTGCTTTACAAACTACCTATTATAAAATACTAGTTTAA